The uncultured Desulfuromonas sp. genome has a segment encoding these proteins:
- a CDS encoding site-specific integrase, protein MATISNRNGRWQVKIRKKGQRTLTKTFLNHETAERWARKTESEMERGLYLDDSDSGRTTTLDEAALRFGKEHLDRLRHGNREKNRLAALLERTGWGPLSLSNLKGKDVSSYTRQREEEGFKPDTIRLDLAILSRLYKHAIQDWSMEALRNPVDVVRRPSLRGTARTRRLEQGEEELLLKAAHQDLKPVILFALETAMRREEIATLTWSNVDLKKRLAHLPKTKNGEARTVPLTNTAAEILKNIPRQLKGTVFGLTKDQITDRMRTTVKRSGLKDLRFHDLRHEATSRLFERNDLDMMEVASITGHKTMHMLKRYTHLRAETLAKKLGKI, encoded by the coding sequence ATGGCGACAATCTCAAACAGAAATGGCCGCTGGCAGGTAAAAATCAGAAAAAAGGGCCAGCGGACCCTCACCAAGACCTTCCTAAATCACGAAACCGCTGAGCGCTGGGCCAGAAAAACTGAAAGCGAGATGGAGCGTGGACTCTACCTCGACGATTCCGACTCAGGGCGAACAACGACCCTCGATGAAGCCGCTTTACGGTTTGGCAAAGAGCACCTTGACCGCCTGCGCCATGGCAACCGGGAGAAAAATCGACTGGCCGCACTATTAGAGCGTACAGGATGGGGCCCCCTCTCACTCAGCAACCTTAAAGGAAAAGACGTTTCAAGCTACACCCGACAACGTGAGGAAGAAGGTTTCAAACCTGACACCATTCGCCTTGACCTGGCAATACTCTCACGCCTCTACAAACATGCGATTCAAGACTGGAGCATGGAAGCATTACGCAACCCTGTCGATGTCGTCAGACGCCCTTCCCTGCGAGGCACAGCCCGAACACGACGCCTTGAACAGGGTGAAGAAGAACTGTTGCTCAAAGCAGCCCATCAAGACTTAAAACCCGTCATCCTCTTTGCCCTCGAAACAGCTATGAGACGCGAAGAGATTGCCACACTCACATGGTCGAACGTTGACCTCAAAAAACGTTTGGCCCATCTCCCAAAAACGAAGAACGGGGAAGCTCGTACCGTTCCCCTAACAAACACTGCGGCAGAAATCCTTAAAAACATTCCACGCCAGCTAAAAGGGACAGTTTTTGGATTAACCAAAGATCAAATAACAGACCGCATGCGGACAACAGTTAAACGTAGCGGCCTGAAAGACCTTCGCTTCCACGATCTTAGACATGAAGCCACGTCAAGGCTTTTTGAACGCAACGATCTGGACATGATGGAAGTGGCCAGCATTACTGGTCACAAGACAATGCACATGTTAAAAAGGTACACACACCTAAGAGCTGAAACGCTGGCTAAAAAACTTGGGAAAATTTAG
- a CDS encoding shikimate kinase has product MTCKNIYLIGFMGAGKTTVGKLLACSFDMGFVDLDEEIIKRHRRSINEIFSEEGEDVFRRYESEILQELSVKEGLVFSTGGGIIGSDENWQIMNARGVVVFLACSWQTLLERLRHSSDRPLVNQNDVATLKALYERRLERYQKADVQIDVDNLSPEEVVWEVKQTLAQG; this is encoded by the coding sequence GTGACTTGTAAAAATATTTATCTGATTGGTTTTATGGGAGCGGGAAAAACGACCGTCGGCAAGTTGCTGGCATGCTCTTTTGATATGGGGTTTGTTGATCTTGATGAGGAGATCATTAAACGACATCGCCGATCAATCAATGAAATTTTCAGCGAAGAGGGTGAAGACGTCTTTCGACGCTATGAATCTGAGATACTTCAAGAGCTTTCTGTAAAAGAGGGGCTGGTTTTTTCTACTGGTGGCGGTATTATCGGTTCTGATGAAAATTGGCAGATTATGAACGCCCGTGGTGTCGTTGTTTTTTTGGCGTGTTCATGGCAGACACTACTTGAACGATTGCGGCATTCTTCAGACAGACCCTTAGTGAATCAAAACGATGTGGCAACATTGAAGGCTTTATATGAAAGACGTCTTGAACGTTATCAAAAAGCCGATGTACAGATTGACGTTGATAATCTGAGCCCGGAAGAGGTCGTTTGGGAAGTCAAACAAACGCTTGCACAAGGATAG
- a CDS encoding roadblock/LC7 domain-containing protein: MFKAILQEIVDQTPGATSIVLMGCDGIAVDSVFRQGTAADQTQAITVEFAAVIKELINTTHLLSAGVLKEVMVKCEQLTIVVEMLSDEYFVALLFDDEANIGKGRYLLRRDAHKLKKELE; encoded by the coding sequence ATGTTTAAAGCGATTTTACAGGAAATTGTCGATCAGACTCCCGGTGCAACCTCAATTGTATTAATGGGATGCGATGGGATTGCTGTTGACTCGGTGTTCCGACAAGGCACTGCCGCTGACCAGACCCAGGCCATTACGGTCGAGTTTGCAGCTGTGATTAAAGAATTAATCAATACCACTCATCTGCTGTCGGCTGGGGTCTTAAAAGAGGTGATGGTTAAATGTGAACAGTTGACCATTGTGGTTGAAATGCTCAGTGACGAATATTTTGTCGCACTTCTGTTTGATGATGAAGCCAATATCGGCAAAGGGCGTTATCTCTTGCGGCGCGATGCCCATAAATTGAAAAAAGAACTGGAATAA
- a CDS encoding toxin-antitoxin system HicB family antitoxin produces the protein MKQTVSKSANFLKIVEWSEEDQCFIGSVPGWIGPCCHGDDEESVYRELCQIVDEWIRIYEEENKPLPKPTAGKRYSGKFQLRPGAGLHELLAIRALQAGRSLNSYCVEVLREVAGERRS, from the coding sequence ATGAAACAGACAGTCAGCAAATCAGCCAATTTTTTAAAGATCGTTGAGTGGTCGGAAGAGGATCAGTGCTTTATCGGCTCTGTTCCTGGGTGGATTGGTCCATGCTGTCATGGTGATGACGAAGAGAGCGTTTATAGAGAGCTTTGCCAGATTGTGGATGAGTGGATCAGAATCTATGAGGAAGAAAATAAGCCTCTGCCGAAGCCAACCGCTGGGAAGCGGTATTCAGGTAAGTTTCAGTTGCGGCCGGGAGCAGGGTTGCATGAGCTTTTAGCGATCAGGGCATTGCAGGCCGGAAGAAGTTTGAATAGCTACTGCGTGGAAGTTCTGCGAGAGGTGGCCGGGGAAAGGCGCTCTTAG
- the aroQ gene encoding type II 3-dehydroquinate dehydratase yields MKIKVIHGPNLNLLGVREPGVYGQETLDSINDGLCRCGEEQGVTVDCYQSNHEGDLVDVIHQAMTDGVDGIVINPGAYTHTSVALRDAVSAVSIPTVEVHLSNIHSREEFRHHSYLAPVCLGQVCGLGSRGYRLALLALIEHVKQA; encoded by the coding sequence ATGAAAATAAAAGTGATACATGGCCCGAATTTGAACCTGCTGGGTGTTCGCGAGCCTGGCGTTTATGGCCAAGAGACATTGGATAGCATTAACGACGGGCTGTGCCGTTGTGGCGAAGAACAGGGCGTCACTGTTGATTGCTATCAATCCAACCATGAGGGGGATTTGGTTGACGTGATACACCAAGCCATGACCGATGGCGTTGATGGAATTGTTATTAATCCCGGCGCTTATACCCATACAAGCGTTGCTCTACGTGATGCGGTCTCCGCTGTTTCAATTCCCACCGTAGAAGTTCACCTGTCGAATATTCATTCCCGCGAAGAATTCCGCCATCACTCTTATCTGGCTCCGGTCTGCCTGGGACAGGTTTGCGGTTTGGGTTCTCGTGGTTACCGCTTGGCTTTGCTTGCTCTGATTGAGCATGTGAAGCAGGCATAA
- the accC gene encoding acetyl-CoA carboxylase biotin carboxylase subunit, whose amino-acid sequence MIHKVVIANRGEIALRILRACKELGIKTVAVHSDVDSEALHVKLADQSVCIGPAPSIDSYLNMKAIISAAEVTDADAIHPGYGFLSENAEFADICNNCGLTFIGPTAENMRLMGDKISARQTVTKAGVPILPGTKDGVPTVEEAVRIAGEIGYPVIIKATAGGGGRGMKIVHSPASLPNAFAAARSEAQSGFGNPEVYIEKYCERPRHVEIQILADKHGNVIHLGERDCSIQRRHQKLIEEAPCSILPDDVRQSMGDCAVAAAKAVNYSSVGTIEFLLDANNDFYFMEMNTRVQVEHPVTEMITGIDIIKEQILAAAGEKLRFKQDDIKINGHAIECRINAEDPEKFTPCPGLINGYHTPGGLGVRVDSAVYDQYKVLPHYDSMIAKLIVHAETREEAIKRMSRALDEYLIEGIKTTISFHQKIMNNKEFIEGDIDTGFLERVKI is encoded by the coding sequence ATGATTCACAAGGTTGTAATAGCTAATCGCGGTGAGATTGCTCTGCGCATTCTGCGTGCATGCAAAGAGCTGGGGATCAAAACCGTTGCCGTTCATTCCGATGTGGACAGCGAGGCTTTGCATGTCAAGCTCGCCGACCAGAGCGTTTGTATCGGGCCGGCACCGAGTATTGACAGTTATCTGAATATGAAGGCGATTATCAGTGCTGCAGAAGTTACTGATGCCGATGCCATTCATCCCGGGTATGGATTCCTTTCTGAAAATGCAGAGTTTGCTGATATCTGCAATAACTGTGGTTTGACCTTTATTGGTCCGACTGCCGAAAATATGCGTTTGATGGGTGATAAGATCAGTGCCCGCCAAACGGTCACTAAGGCTGGCGTGCCGATACTTCCCGGCACCAAGGACGGTGTCCCCACGGTTGAAGAAGCCGTGCGTATTGCCGGTGAGATCGGTTATCCGGTGATCATTAAGGCAACGGCCGGTGGTGGTGGCCGCGGAATGAAAATTGTTCATTCTCCGGCATCCTTACCAAATGCGTTTGCTGCCGCACGTTCCGAAGCGCAATCCGGTTTTGGTAATCCGGAAGTCTATATTGAAAAATATTGCGAGCGTCCTCGCCACGTTGAGATTCAAATCCTTGCGGACAAGCACGGCAATGTGATCCATCTTGGTGAGCGCGATTGTTCGATTCAACGGCGTCATCAGAAGTTGATTGAGGAAGCACCGTGTTCAATCCTGCCGGACGATGTGCGTCAGAGCATGGGAGACTGTGCGGTTGCCGCGGCCAAGGCGGTCAATTATTCCAGTGTCGGCACCATCGAGTTTCTCCTCGACGCCAACAATGATTTTTACTTCATGGAAATGAATACTCGGGTTCAGGTAGAGCATCCTGTGACGGAAATGATCACCGGTATTGATATTATTAAGGAGCAGATTCTCGCAGCAGCCGGTGAGAAGCTTCGTTTCAAGCAGGATGATATTAAAATCAACGGTCACGCCATTGAGTGCCGGATCAATGCGGAAGATCCTGAAAAGTTTACCCCTTGTCCGGGGCTGATCAATGGTTATCATACCCCCGGTGGCCTTGGGGTTCGCGTCGACAGTGCCGTCTATGATCAATACAAGGTGCTGCCTCACTACGATTCGATGATTGCCAAGTTGATCGTTCACGCCGAAACACGTGAAGAGGCTATCAAGCGGATGTCACGAGCTCTCGATGAATATTTGATCGAAGGGATTAAGACAACTATCTCGTTCCATCAGAAGATCATGAATAACAAAGAGTTTATCGAAGGTGATATTGATACCGGATTTTTGGAACGGGTCAAAATTTAA
- a CDS encoding tetratricopeptide repeat protein, producing the protein MAELKRIRELVERLSSDASSEAIFELADLYLSAGLSDAALDAAKQWTANNPDSEEGKVLTARVYLENELYDEARSILQRVDLTSAAGRPGLLVEIDLEIRLGNFHLAEQKIADCRRLCGPCDELMRLESLLDQQVQQGAEVSSDETVVVTPTMADLFFRQGLVEKALVLYRKLLEQDPENVLYRNRVKEICGEQQDREAGENSQIFEDHHQKLTRWLSSIQRRRTHV; encoded by the coding sequence ATGGCAGAGTTGAAACGAATCCGCGAGTTGGTGGAACGGCTTTCATCTGATGCGAGTTCTGAGGCTATTTTTGAGCTGGCGGATCTCTATCTCAGCGCAGGTCTGTCTGATGCGGCTCTGGATGCCGCCAAGCAGTGGACTGCCAATAATCCTGATTCTGAAGAAGGCAAAGTGCTGACGGCTCGAGTTTACCTGGAAAATGAGTTGTATGATGAAGCACGCTCGATTCTGCAGCGTGTTGATCTTACTTCTGCTGCTGGACGTCCAGGACTTCTTGTTGAAATCGACTTGGAAATCCGCCTGGGAAATTTTCATCTGGCGGAGCAGAAAATCGCCGATTGTCGACGTCTTTGCGGTCCCTGTGATGAATTGATGCGACTTGAAAGCCTGCTGGATCAGCAGGTTCAACAGGGAGCTGAAGTAAGTTCTGATGAGACGGTTGTTGTCACGCCAACGATGGCAGATCTTTTTTTTCGACAGGGACTCGTTGAAAAAGCTTTGGTTCTATACCGCAAGCTATTAGAGCAGGATCCGGAGAATGTTTTGTACCGCAATCGTGTCAAAGAGATTTGTGGTGAGCAACAGGATCGAGAGGCTGGAGAAAACAGTCAGATATTCGAAGACCATCATCAGAAGTTGACCCGTTGGTTGTCAAGTATACAACGCAGGAGGACGCATGTTTAA
- the aroB gene encoding 3-dehydroquinate synthase — translation MEQLSVGLGDRSYQILIAHQGFVGLCEELQRIEFPRKVVIVTNTTVFPLYGSSVRQLLEDAEYDVEQIVVEDGESYKNAETLNTIYTRLIELGCDRHSGIIALGGGVVGDMAGYAAATYLRGVPFVQIPTTVLAQVDSSVGGKTAINHPLGKNLIGAFYQPQAVFINVATLSTLDHRNILAGIAEVIKYGVMFDEGFFSWLEAHVDSLLALDTEALAYAIRRSCELKAEVVAADERESSVRAVLNYGHTFGHAVEQLSGYGTVLHGEAVAIGMLVAAKVSKRLGYCHDLDVDRLARLLDAFGLVTVPPAFPLEDYLAAMGRDKKVHSGVLRFIVNVGIGQSRIVSLDDPESVFKSVLG, via the coding sequence GTGGAACAGTTAAGTGTGGGGCTTGGAGATCGGAGTTATCAAATTCTGATTGCCCATCAAGGATTTGTCGGCCTGTGTGAAGAATTACAAAGGATTGAGTTTCCCCGTAAGGTCGTTATTGTTACCAATACGACTGTTTTCCCTCTGTATGGTTCTTCGGTGAGACAGCTGCTTGAAGACGCAGAGTATGATGTTGAGCAGATCGTTGTTGAGGACGGTGAGTCCTATAAGAATGCCGAAACGCTCAACACCATCTATACTCGATTGATCGAATTGGGCTGTGACCGTCATTCCGGGATTATTGCGTTGGGTGGCGGTGTCGTTGGAGATATGGCCGGCTATGCTGCTGCGACTTATTTGCGCGGTGTGCCTTTTGTGCAAATCCCCACGACGGTTCTTGCCCAGGTTGACAGTTCTGTCGGCGGTAAGACGGCAATCAACCATCCTTTGGGTAAAAATCTGATCGGGGCGTTTTATCAACCCCAGGCGGTTTTTATCAATGTCGCAACCTTGTCTACCTTGGATCATCGCAATATCCTGGCTGGAATTGCCGAAGTTATCAAATATGGGGTCATGTTTGATGAGGGCTTTTTTTCTTGGCTGGAAGCGCATGTTGATTCTTTATTGGCCTTGGATACAGAAGCTTTAGCGTATGCTATTCGGCGTTCATGTGAGTTGAAAGCTGAAGTTGTCGCCGCTGATGAACGGGAATCCTCTGTTCGAGCCGTATTGAATTATGGCCATACCTTTGGCCATGCTGTCGAGCAGTTGTCCGGTTATGGCACAGTTCTTCATGGCGAAGCCGTGGCCATCGGTATGCTTGTTGCGGCTAAAGTTTCCAAGAGGCTGGGGTATTGCCACGATTTAGATGTCGACCGACTGGCTCGCTTGCTGGACGCGTTTGGTTTGGTTACGGTTCCACCGGCTTTTCCTCTTGAAGACTATCTGGCCGCAATGGGGCGAGATAAGAAGGTTCACAGTGGGGTTTTGAGGTTTATTGTGAATGTCGGCATTGGCCAGAGTCGCATTGTTTCTCTGGATGACCCTGAATCAGTGTTTAAATCTGTGTTGGGCTAA
- a CDS encoding type II toxin-antitoxin system HicA family toxin, which yields MPKKIRELISILEKAGYVNRGGKGSHRNFFHPSGPPITLSGKSGDDAKKYQERAVEEAIKEVKS from the coding sequence ATGCCGAAAAAAATACGTGAACTCATATCGATTTTGGAAAAAGCCGGTTATGTGAATCGGGGTGGCAAGGGAAGCCATCGAAACTTTTTTCATCCCAGCGGCCCGCCAATTACTTTGTCCGGCAAGTCTGGTGACGATGCTAAGAAGTATCAGGAAAGAGCCGTTGAAGAAGCAATCAAGGAAGTGAAGTCATGA
- a CDS encoding menaquinone biosynthesis protein: protein MQMKLGHIDYLNCVPFFEYLQQAGFDGTIVKGVPAQLNAMLAKGALDVSPSSSFEYGRNFQDYVLLPNHSISAFDEVQSVLFFSATPLEELDGQKIYLTGESATSVHLLYVILREFYGCQMIDSCVPDQPAENYLNEGKPVLLIGDRALKASLTVGPEKGRQYDLAQLWHQHTGLPFVFALWIVHRQAYQRLTAEFLLLQTQLQQSKDKAFQNLSVLAEAVTDRPWMTQKQLIDYWNCMSYDLDDAHVKGLTLFFKLCYKYGYFSQLPELTFIDAA, encoded by the coding sequence ATGCAAATGAAATTAGGGCATATTGATTATCTGAACTGTGTGCCGTTCTTTGAGTATCTTCAACAGGCTGGTTTTGATGGAACCATTGTCAAAGGCGTTCCCGCCCAACTCAATGCCATGCTGGCAAAAGGGGCCTTGGATGTCAGTCCATCATCCTCGTTTGAATATGGGCGTAATTTTCAGGACTATGTTCTGCTGCCGAATCATTCCATCAGTGCATTTGATGAAGTGCAGAGTGTGTTGTTCTTTAGTGCAACCCCTCTGGAAGAGTTGGATGGGCAGAAAATTTACCTTACAGGTGAGTCGGCGACTTCCGTGCATTTGCTCTATGTGATTTTAAGGGAATTTTATGGTTGTCAGATGATTGACAGCTGTGTTCCTGACCAGCCGGCGGAGAACTACCTCAATGAGGGGAAACCTGTTCTGTTGATTGGAGATCGTGCCCTCAAAGCATCCTTAACGGTTGGTCCGGAAAAAGGCCGGCAATACGACCTTGCTCAACTGTGGCACCAACATACGGGTCTGCCATTTGTTTTTGCTTTGTGGATTGTCCATCGCCAGGCCTATCAACGCTTGACGGCAGAGTTTTTGCTTTTGCAAACACAATTGCAGCAGTCTAAAGACAAAGCATTTCAGAACCTGTCTGTTCTTGCGGAAGCGGTAACCGATCGTCCCTGGATGACACAGAAGCAGTTGATCGATTACTGGAACTGCATGTCTTATGACCTTGATGATGCCCATGTAAAGGGATTGACACTGTTTTTTAAGCTTTGCTACAAATATGGCTACTTTTCGCAACTGCCTGAATTGACTTTTATTGATGCTGCTTAA
- the ltrA gene encoding group II intron reverse transcriptase/maturase has translation MTNVATEALPETAGAVSEGSDRKSREYGGGVSNVTACREPFWTEAKMRLMEEVVSRSNMMAAYHRVVGNKGAPGIDGMTVIALKDYLNKEWPRIKEELLNGDYQPQPVRKVDIPKPGGGVRTLGIPTVLDRLIQQALHQELMRLFEPDFSEHCYGFRPKRSAHQAVQAARRHVASGRRWVVDIDLEKFFDRVGHDVLMARVSRKVKDPRVLQLIRRYLRAGVLEGGILSPRVEGTPQGGPLSPLLSNILLDELDKELEKRGHAFCRYADDCNVYVHSRRSAERVMSSLTRFLEQQLKLKVNRGKSAVGRPWERTFLGYSMTFHKKPRLKVAQSSVKRFKASLRKLFRRGRGLSLKRTIEEAIPKLRGWIGYYRLAEVKGLFEELDGWIRRKLRCILWRQWKRPFTRARNLMRRGLTERRALKSARNGRGPWFNSGASHMHDAFRKSFFDKLGLVSLLDQHRRFQSAL, from the coding sequence ATGACGAACGTAGCCACAGAAGCCCTGCCTGAGACGGCAGGGGCCGTGTCCGAGGGTAGCGACCGGAAGTCGCGAGAGTACGGCGGCGGTGTGTCAAACGTCACGGCATGCAGAGAACCTTTCTGGACGGAAGCGAAAATGCGACTGATGGAAGAAGTCGTCAGTCGCAGCAACATGATGGCTGCCTATCATCGGGTGGTTGGTAATAAGGGTGCCCCCGGCATCGACGGGATGACGGTTATCGCCTTGAAGGACTACCTGAACAAAGAATGGCCGCGTATCAAGGAAGAACTGCTGAACGGGGACTATCAGCCTCAGCCGGTACGGAAAGTAGATATTCCCAAACCCGGCGGCGGGGTGCGCACGCTCGGCATCCCCACGGTGCTGGATCGACTCATTCAGCAGGCGCTGCATCAGGAGTTGATGCGGCTGTTCGAACCGGACTTCTCCGAGCACTGCTACGGGTTTCGTCCCAAGCGAAGTGCTCATCAAGCGGTGCAGGCCGCTCGGCGGCATGTCGCCTCAGGGCGGCGCTGGGTGGTCGACATCGATTTGGAGAAGTTTTTCGACCGCGTAGGGCACGATGTCCTTATGGCTCGTGTCTCGCGCAAGGTCAAAGACCCTCGGGTACTGCAACTGATTCGCCGCTATCTGAGGGCCGGGGTTCTCGAAGGCGGGATCCTATCGCCCCGGGTGGAGGGCACGCCACAAGGCGGGCCGCTGTCTCCCCTGTTGTCGAATATCCTGCTGGACGAACTGGACAAGGAACTGGAGAAACGGGGCCATGCCTTCTGCCGTTATGCCGATGACTGCAACGTTTATGTTCACAGTCGCCGGTCGGCCGAACGGGTTATGTCGTCGCTGACAAGGTTTCTCGAACAGCAACTGAAGCTCAAGGTCAATCGCGGTAAAAGCGCTGTTGGCCGTCCCTGGGAGAGAACCTTTCTCGGCTACAGCATGACCTTTCACAAGAAGCCACGGCTGAAAGTTGCTCAAAGCTCGGTGAAACGGTTCAAGGCAAGCCTGAGGAAGCTGTTTCGACGGGGAAGGGGGCTCAGCCTGAAAAGAACCATCGAAGAAGCGATCCCGAAGCTACGGGGCTGGATCGGTTATTACCGGCTTGCCGAAGTCAAAGGGCTCTTCGAGGAACTGGACGGTTGGATTCGCAGGAAACTGCGCTGCATCCTGTGGCGACAGTGGAAGCGCCCCTTCACCCGTGCCAGGAATCTGATGCGACGGGGATTGACGGAACGCAGGGCCCTGAAATCGGCCCGAAACGGGCGAGGCCCCTGGTTTAACTCAGGAGCCTCGCACATGCATGATGCGTTTCGGAAATCTTTCTTTGACAAGCTGGGGCTGGTTTCATTACTCGACCAGCACAGACGCTTTCAAAGTGCCTTGTGA
- the accB gene encoding acetyl-CoA carboxylase biotin carboxyl carrier protein — protein MDIKDIKSLIKVITDTDITEFEMENEEQRIVIKRGSEPEVVHVAAPAYATAPAAPVAAAAPAAPAAVAEAAPAAVNDKYETIPSPIVGTFYAAPSPESDPYVKVGDVVEAGQTLCIVEAMKLMNEIEAEFKCKIIEISKANAQPVEFGDALFVVEKV, from the coding sequence ATGGATATTAAAGATATCAAGTCATTGATCAAGGTAATTACGGATACGGATATTACAGAATTTGAAATGGAAAACGAAGAGCAGCGTATTGTCATCAAACGTGGCAGTGAGCCTGAAGTTGTGCATGTGGCTGCTCCGGCCTATGCAACTGCTCCTGCTGCACCGGTAGCGGCAGCTGCTCCGGCTGCACCAGCAGCCGTCGCTGAAGCGGCTCCGGCCGCGGTCAATGACAAATATGAGACGATTCCGTCTCCGATTGTCGGCACTTTCTATGCCGCTCCTTCGCCGGAATCTGACCCGTATGTCAAGGTTGGTGATGTTGTCGAAGCCGGCCAGACCTTGTGTATTGTTGAAGCGATGAAACTGATGAATGAAATCGAGGCTGAATTCAAATGCAAAATTATCGAGATTTCCAAAGCCAATGCTCAGCCGGTTGAGTTTGGAGATGCCTTGTTTGTTGTTGAAAAGGTGTAA
- a CDS encoding Xaa-Pro peptidase family protein: protein MLQNSIMLEYRIDRLREIMHREDVDAIIFFNPVNLLYFCGFTGTDGVLLVTREQSYFLTDSRYVAQAEAQVFAGFKRQYSQKVEGVIEALTECAVKRVGFEADFVTVSFHRKLLDQASSFDLVALDTPLGMFRQVKDDAEIRCLEKAAQLNKQAFDAVVPLIKPGVTEREIALELECFLRRAGGEEKAFDLIVASGDRGALPHGVASDKKIESGDLVTIDFGTRYQRYHSDETVTVAVGEVSDELRTIYDVVLQAHDLALAALTPSVKASEIDAVARHYIEEKGYGKYFGHGLGHGVGLEIHEAPTVSPRSEAFLTTGMVFTIEPGIYIPGVGGVRIEDTVVMTVDGYRCLTQIPKSYRQVA, encoded by the coding sequence GTGCTGCAAAATAGCATTATGTTAGAGTATCGGATTGATCGCTTACGCGAGATTATGCATCGTGAAGATGTCGATGCCATCATTTTCTTTAACCCTGTGAATCTGCTTTATTTTTGTGGGTTTACCGGGACTGATGGTGTCTTGCTGGTGACGCGCGAACAGAGTTATTTTTTAACAGATTCGCGATATGTTGCGCAGGCCGAAGCGCAAGTATTTGCCGGGTTTAAGCGCCAGTATTCCCAAAAAGTCGAAGGGGTGATTGAGGCTTTAACGGAATGCGCGGTAAAACGGGTGGGATTTGAAGCTGACTTTGTGACTGTTTCTTTCCACCGGAAATTGCTTGATCAGGCGTCTTCATTTGACTTGGTGGCTCTGGATACCCCTTTGGGGATGTTCCGCCAAGTGAAGGACGATGCGGAGATTCGTTGTCTCGAGAAAGCTGCTCAGCTGAACAAACAGGCTTTTGATGCTGTTGTACCGTTGATAAAGCCAGGTGTTACCGAGCGAGAAATTGCTCTTGAGCTGGAATGTTTTCTGCGCCGGGCAGGAGGTGAGGAAAAAGCCTTCGACCTGATCGTCGCCTCTGGAGATCGGGGGGCTTTACCTCATGGCGTAGCTTCTGACAAGAAGATTGAGTCAGGTGATCTGGTGACCATCGATTTTGGTACCCGTTATCAACGGTACCATTCCGATGAAACCGTGACGGTTGCAGTGGGCGAAGTGTCTGACGAGCTCAGGACGATTTATGATGTTGTTCTGCAAGCTCATGACTTGGCTTTAGCTGCATTGACACCGTCTGTCAAAGCCAGCGAGATTGATGCCGTGGCACGACACTACATAGAAGAAAAAGGATACGGTAAATATTTTGGCCATGGCCTCGGTCATGGTGTTGGTCTTGAAATTCACGAGGCCCCGACCGTATCACCACGCTCAGAGGCTTTTTTGACAACGGGAATGGTTTTTACCATCGAGCCTGGTATTTATATTCCCGGAGTCGGCGGGGTTCGTATTGAAGACACTGTTGTCATGACAGTGGATGGTTATCGTTGCCTGACGCAAATCCCCAAATCTTATCGTCAGGTGGCATGA
- a CDS encoding AbrB/MazE/SpoVT family DNA-binding domain-containing protein: MHTTTLRKVGGSIMLAVPPALLKTLQLQDGSAVELTLDNGRLIIAPASFPHYSLDELLAQCDGNAEINAEDLAWIDDNPTGNELL, encoded by the coding sequence ATGCACACAACAACTCTAAGAAAAGTCGGGGGTTCTATCATGCTGGCGGTGCCGCCTGCCCTTCTCAAAACTTTGCAATTACAGGACGGGTCAGCCGTTGAGCTTACTCTTGATAATGGGCGGTTGATTATCGCGCCTGCCTCTTTTCCTCATTACTCACTTGACGAGTTGTTGGCCCAATGTGATGGAAACGCGGAAATCAACGCCGAAGATCTGGCGTGGATTGATGACAACCCAACTGGAAACGAGTTACTGTAA